One window from the genome of Dermacentor silvarum isolate Dsil-2018 chromosome 5, BIME_Dsil_1.4, whole genome shotgun sequence encodes:
- the LOC119452741 gene encoding uncharacterized protein LOC119452741, whose product MKPWLNVLWNTSGLHELGIYLPGMDEVQCRTLFRAVANNKALKKLVLQEVPLIANSKGSSNLVVLSRTIQELSLGDRVHLMNIIVTFENAPKILASAELPTVNFNNLRIEFSAERDLDSLMECCEALSHRGTLTSISVCCMLMREPAFGALLDWLAKSSTLTHVEIVACDHAGIESFCGYCIDMYDWVVSALSKNANIARVSLVGVKVQSKHLYVLCDCAYKHRNLIEISLAPNCRDVDTCIPNHSSSRNMDSYVAAMRELQEIMRKNACRVSAAAMFVLGEGILKGARVIESLHNHPRLLELVRKGACVTEAEAQAMAQRAMNRVRDCSLREYMRLTGVVKEKVERLDPESKEVHLVDLPDDFLIRVRRCLKLTHVVIPRGVEVCDWPTGPVPPLKCPFKHRACPVTPFLPSFPSPSPKKSSDNATGCP is encoded by the exons ATGAAGCCGTGGCTCAACGTTCTGTGGAATACCTCCGGACTGCACGAGCTGGGCATCTATTTGCCGGGCATGGACGAAGTGCAATGTCGCACTCTATTCCGAGCTGTCGCCAACAACAAGGCATTAAAGAAGCTGGTACTCCAAGAGGTGCCACTGATCGCGAATAGCAAAGGCAGCAGCAATCTGGTGGTCCTGTCCAGAACTATCCAAGAGTTAAGCCTCGGCGACCGCGTTCACCTCATGAACATTATCGTGACCTTTGAGAAcgcgcccaagatattggcaTCCGCGGAACTACCAACCGTGAACTTCAACAACCTCCGCATCGAGTTCAGCGCAGAACGGGACCTGGATTCTTTAATGGAATGCTGCGAGGCGCTCTCTCACCGCGGAACCTTGACATCAATATCGGTCTGCTGCATGTTGATGCGTGAACCCGCGTTCGGCGCCCTGTTGGATTGGCTAGCAAAGTCGTCCACATTGACGCACGTGGAAATCGTCGCCTGTGATCACGCAGGGATAGAGAGCTTTTGTGGTTACTGCATCGACATGTACGACTGGGTGGTGTCGGCGCTGTCTAAGAACGCCAACATCGCTAGAGTAAGCTTGGTTGGCGTCAAGGTACAATCGAAACACCTTTACGTGCTCTGCGACTGCGCTTACAAGCATCGAAACCTCATCGAGATCAGCCTGGCTCCAAATTGCAGAGACGTCGACACGTGCATCCCGAATCACAGTAGCTCGCGAAACATGGATTCCTACGTGGCCGCCATGAGG GAGCTGCAGGAGATCATGCGCAAGAACGCCTGTCGGGTCAGTGCGGCGGCCATGTTCGTCTTGGGCGAGGGCATCCTCAAGGGCGCCAGAGTCATCGAGTCCCTGCACAACCATCCACGGCTGCTGGAACTGGTGCGGAAAGGCGCATGTGTCACCGAAGCCGAGGCCCAGGCGATGGCCCAGCGAGCCATGAATAGGGTTCGAGACTGCAGCCTTCGCGAATACATGAGGCTTACCGGCGTGGTCAAGGAGAAAGTGGAGCGCCTTGACCCCGAATCCAAAGAAGTCCACCTCGTAGACTTGCCGGATGATTTCTTAATCCGCGTGCGCCGATGCTTGAAGCTTACACACGTTGTTATCCCACGCGGTGTAGAAGTCTGTGATTGGCCCACCGGGCCCGTGCCCCCCTTGAAATGTCCGTTTAAGCATCGAGCCTGCCCAGTTACCCCTTTCCTCCCTAGCTTCCCTTCCCCATCCCCCAAGAAAAGTTCTGACAACGCCACTGGCTGCCCATAA